In Vulpes lagopus strain Blue_001 chromosome 15, ASM1834538v1, whole genome shotgun sequence, the sequence atGGCACATGGTGCCAATTTTATTTGCAGATATTACAATACTCCAATGCATGTTTACAAGTTACACCTTTGCCACAGCCTTGGCTAAATCTTGAACTAGTGCAGAATTTAGCTGTGCCAGAGTGCTGATCTTAGCATGCTTAGAGGCGGCATACTTGTTCTTGATAGTCATGTGCTTTGTAAGCCCACGATTCACCATGACTATATTCTTAGCCAGGTGTTGCATGACATTTAGAAGGGATTCTTCAGTGTAGGACAGATAATGCTGTAGAGTTGGTGTCCATTCACCATTATCGAGAATTTTCAGCGCTAAGCAAAAAGCTCCTGCTGCAATCTGAGAAGGAGGAAAGTGTACCATATCGTAGTCCAACATAGATAGCTCCATCAGGTATTTGGCCAAAGTATGTTGCTCAACATCAACCTCTCCAATCTTAGACGCTCTCCGAAGGAAATGCAGGGGTAGAGGGCGGCCCAGACCAAAATTTAAAGATCTTAGAATCTTCATTTCCATCTGTCTGATTTGGTGTTTAGTGTAAGTATTATCAGTAACAAAGGCAAAGTCACCAATTTCTGGAGGGTACATTTCCTCATATTTGCTTGCAATAAACATGGCAGTGACACCAACCAGTAGATACATAAAGTGAGTTAATGTTATGAGAAGAAAACATTAGGAGCTAATATTCCCAGGTGTCCATGTGTCACTGGAGCTTGAGACggacatattattttatttccttactgCTTGCTTCCGTTTCCTGTGTCCTCGGGCCTACTTAGACATGTGGCATTGATCCCCAGTGACCCTGACTTCGTTTCCTCTTCTCTGACCCTCTTAACTCCAGACTCTGGTCTTGGCGGGTCTGACTCTAACTGGTAGCGAGACCCAACCTCAAGTCTAGTTTTGCTTGATGACTGAACTGTATCACAAAATCTGGTTAACCCTACCGTCCTGGCTCCAAATGAAAcactgcagatttttttttttttaattatgtcttAGGGAGATACACCCTGTTGGTTTTATTTACAGTGGGAGAGCCAAGCTCTAAAAAACTGGACATGGCACATGGAAGCATAGGTTTGGATGAGAGGCAAATGGGAATAAAGCCCAGGATACAGGTTCTTTCTCAAGAGAGAAATT encodes:
- the LOC121475915 gene encoding G2/mitotic-specific cyclin-B1-like translates to MYLLVGVTAMFIASKYEEMYPPEIGDFAFVTDNTYTKHQIRQMEMKILRSLNFGLGRPLPLHFLRRASKIGEVDVEQHTLAKYLMELSMLDYDMVHFPPSQIAAGAFCLALKILDNGEWTPTLQHYLSYTEESLLNVMQHLAKNIVMVNRGLTKHMTIKNKYAASKHAKISTLAQLNSALVQDLAKAVAKV